The proteins below come from a single Cottoperca gobio chromosome 11, fCotGob3.1, whole genome shotgun sequence genomic window:
- the rab42a gene encoding ras-related protein Rab-42a, whose protein sequence is MIAAALCAASLPEQQQLHVNTARAGLCFTRTPLVSPCYSHAMDILWQYQFRIILLGDSTVGKSSLLKRFTDGIYSEVADPTVGVDFYARSLDIEPGVKIKLQLWDTAGQERFRSITTSYYRNSVGGLLVFDLSNRKTFDHVREWHKEVSEHILPHHMVYILIGHKSDLNKDRKVSRDEADQLAAEMGIRYVETSAKCNSNVDRAFELLTRDIYELMKMGEIVTRDGWDGVKSGLTAKVLYPADDDEGLPTAVAEKGCHC, encoded by the exons ATGATAGCTGCAGCTCTGTGCGCCGCGTCTCttcctgagcagcagcagcttcatgtaAACACGGCGCGCGCAGGGCTTTGTTTCACACGCACTCCGCTGGTATCCCCTTGTTATAGTCATGCCATGGATATTTTGTGGCAATACCAATTCAGGATCATTTTACTCGGGGATTCCACAGTGGGGAAGTCGTCGCTGCTGAAACGCTTCACGGACGGGATCTACAGTGAGGTGGCGGATCCGACGGTCGGGGTGGATTTTTATGCCCGATCGCTTGATATCGAGCCCGGGGTGAAAATCAAGCTGCAGCTCTGGGACACTGCTGGACAGGAGCGATTCAG GTCCATCACCACATCATACTACCGTAACTCCGTGGGCGGGCTACTGGTGTTCGATCTCAGCAACCGCAAGACCTTTGACCACGTGAGGGAGTGGCACAAGGAGGTGAGCGAGCACATTCTGCCCCACCACATGGTCTACATCCTCATCGGCCACAAGAGCGACCTCAACAAGGACCGCAAGGTGAGCCGGGACGAGGCCGACCAGCTGGCGGCCGAGATGGGCATCCGCTACGTGGAGACGTCGGCCAAGTGCAACAGCAACGTGGACCGGGCCTTCGAGCTGCTGACCAGAGACATCTACGAGCTGATGAAGATGGGGGAGATCGTCACCCGCGACGGCTGGGACGGGGTGAAGAGCGGCCTCACCGCCAAGGTCCTCTACCCGGCCGACGACGATGAGGGACTACCTACCGCGGTCGCCGAAAAGGGCTGCCACTGCTGA
- the ctps1a gene encoding CTP synthase 1 isoform X2, translating to MMKYILVTGGVISGIGKGIIASSVGTILKSCGLHVTAIKIDPYINIDAGTFSPYEHGEVFVLDDGGEVDLDLGNYERFLDIRLTKDNNLTTGKIYQSVINKERRGDYLGKTVQVVPHITDAIQEWVVKQARVPVEDDNVEPQVCVIELGGTVGDIESMPFIEAFRQFQFKVKRENFCNIHVSLIPQPSATGEQKTKPTQNSVRELRGLGLSPDLIMCRCSTPLENSVKEKISMFCHVEPEQVICVHDVSSIYKVPLLLENQGVVGYLTRRLDMPIETRPRKMLTKWKEMSDRSDRLLEHCCIALVGKYTKFSDSYASVIKALEHSALAISHKLEVKCIDSANLEPSTLQEEPVKYHEAWQKLCSADGILVPGGFGVRGTEGKIHAINWARKQKKPFLGVCLGMQLAVIEFARNTLGWTDANSTEFDPESKHPVVIDMPEHNPGQMGGTMRLGKRRTIFTTNSSVLRKLYGDAEYVEERHRHRFEVNPELKSHFEEKGFRFVGQDVDGERMEVIELEDHPYFVGVQYHPEFTSRPIKPSPPYLGLLLAAAGKLPGYLQKGCRLSPRDTYSDRSGSSSPDSEI from the exons ATGATGAAGTACATCCTGGTAACTGGAGGAGTCATCTCGGGCATCGGTAAAGGCATCATAGCGAGCAGCGTGGGCACGATCCTGAAGTCATGCGGCCTGCACGTCACTGCCATAAAGATCGACCCTTACATCAACATAGACGCAGGCACATTCTCACCCTATGAACATG GGGAAGTGTTCGTGCTGGACGATGGCGGTGAGGTGGACTTGGATCTGGGGAACTACGAACGCTTCCTCGACATCCGGCTGACCAAAGACAACAATCTGACCACCGGCAAGATCTATCAGTCGGTCATcaacaaagagaggaggggagactACCTGGGCAAGACTGTGCAGG TGGTGCCACACATCACAGATGCCATCCAGGAGTGGGTTGTGAAACAGGCCAGAGTGCCAGTCGAAGACGACAATGTAGAACCTCAAGTTTGTGTCATTGAG CTGGGAGGCACGGTCGGAGACATAGAGAGCATGCCCTTCATCGAGGCCTTCAGGCAGTTCCAGTTTAAAGTGAAGCGGGAAAACTTCTGCAACATCCACGTCAGCCTGATTCCACAG CCCAGTGCGACCGGAGAGCAGAAGACTAAACCAACACAGAACAGCGTCAGAGAGCTGAGAGGACTCGGCCTGTCCCCCGATctg ATCATGTGTCGCTGCTCCACGCCGCTGGAGAACTCCGTCAAAGAAAAGATCTCCATGTTCTGCCACGTAGAACCTGAACAG GTCATCTGCGTGCACGACGTGTCGTCCATCTACAAAGTCCCGTTACTGCTGGAGAATCAGGGCGTGGTCGGCTACCTGACCCGCAGACTCGACATGCCCATCGAGACTCGACCCCGGAAGATGCTGACGAAATGGAAGGAGATGTCTGACAG GTCCGACAGGCTGCTGGAGCACTGCTGCATCGCGCTGGTCGGGAAGTACACCAAGTTCTCCGACTCCTACGCTTCTGTCATCAAGGCGCTGGAGCACTCGGCTCTCGCCATCAGCCATAAACTGGAGGTTAAG tgcATCGACTCAGCCAATCTGGAGCCGAGCACGCTGCAGGAGGAGCCGGTGAAATACCACGAGGCCTGGCAGAAGCTGTGCAGTGCTGA cGGCATCCTGGTTCCAGGAGGTTTCGGCGTGCGAGGGACCGAAGGAAAGATTCATGCCATCAACTGGgccaggaaacagaaaaaaccCTTTCTAG gtgtgtgtcttGGGATGCAGCTGGCTGTCATTGAATTTGCCAGGAACACGCTCGGCTGGACAG ACGCCAACTCCACAGAATTTGACCCAGAGTCGAAGCACCCTGTG GTGATCGACATGCCCGAACACAACCCCGGGCAGATGGGCGGCACGATGAGGCTCGGGAAGAGACGGACCATTTTCACGACCAACAGCAGCGTCTTGC GGAAACTTTATGGAGACGCAGAATATGTGGAAGAAAGACACAGACATCGCTTTGAA GTGAATCCGGAGCTCAAAAGTCACTTTGAGGAGAAAGGGTTCCGCTTCGTAGGTCAAGACGTCGACGGGGAGAGGATGGAGGTCATCGAGCTGGAAG ATCATCCATACTTCGTGGGCGTGCAGTATCACCCCGAGTTCACCTCTCGCCCCATCAAGCCTTCGCCCCCGTACCtcgggctgctgctggctgcggCCGGGAAGCTGCCGGGATACTTACAGAAGGGCTGCCGGCTGTCTCCACG GGACACGTACAGCGACCggagcggcagcagcagcccagACTCTGAGATCTGA
- the ctps1a gene encoding CTP synthase 1 isoform X1 — translation MSVFSPLQCAYSPPCFWTEYGGEGKGVKVANISHQRIMMKYILVTGGVISGIGKGIIASSVGTILKSCGLHVTAIKIDPYINIDAGTFSPYEHGEVFVLDDGGEVDLDLGNYERFLDIRLTKDNNLTTGKIYQSVINKERRGDYLGKTVQVVPHITDAIQEWVVKQARVPVEDDNVEPQVCVIELGGTVGDIESMPFIEAFRQFQFKVKRENFCNIHVSLIPQPSATGEQKTKPTQNSVRELRGLGLSPDLIMCRCSTPLENSVKEKISMFCHVEPEQVICVHDVSSIYKVPLLLENQGVVGYLTRRLDMPIETRPRKMLTKWKEMSDRSDRLLEHCCIALVGKYTKFSDSYASVIKALEHSALAISHKLEVKCIDSANLEPSTLQEEPVKYHEAWQKLCSADGILVPGGFGVRGTEGKIHAINWARKQKKPFLGVCLGMQLAVIEFARNTLGWTDANSTEFDPESKHPVVIDMPEHNPGQMGGTMRLGKRRTIFTTNSSVLRKLYGDAEYVEERHRHRFEVNPELKSHFEEKGFRFVGQDVDGERMEVIELEDHPYFVGVQYHPEFTSRPIKPSPPYLGLLLAAAGKLPGYLQKGCRLSPRDTYSDRSGSSSPDSEI, via the exons TGGCTAATATATCTCACCAGAGGATAATGATGAAGTACATCCTGGTAACTGGAGGAGTCATCTCGGGCATCGGTAAAGGCATCATAGCGAGCAGCGTGGGCACGATCCTGAAGTCATGCGGCCTGCACGTCACTGCCATAAAGATCGACCCTTACATCAACATAGACGCAGGCACATTCTCACCCTATGAACATG GGGAAGTGTTCGTGCTGGACGATGGCGGTGAGGTGGACTTGGATCTGGGGAACTACGAACGCTTCCTCGACATCCGGCTGACCAAAGACAACAATCTGACCACCGGCAAGATCTATCAGTCGGTCATcaacaaagagaggaggggagactACCTGGGCAAGACTGTGCAGG TGGTGCCACACATCACAGATGCCATCCAGGAGTGGGTTGTGAAACAGGCCAGAGTGCCAGTCGAAGACGACAATGTAGAACCTCAAGTTTGTGTCATTGAG CTGGGAGGCACGGTCGGAGACATAGAGAGCATGCCCTTCATCGAGGCCTTCAGGCAGTTCCAGTTTAAAGTGAAGCGGGAAAACTTCTGCAACATCCACGTCAGCCTGATTCCACAG CCCAGTGCGACCGGAGAGCAGAAGACTAAACCAACACAGAACAGCGTCAGAGAGCTGAGAGGACTCGGCCTGTCCCCCGATctg ATCATGTGTCGCTGCTCCACGCCGCTGGAGAACTCCGTCAAAGAAAAGATCTCCATGTTCTGCCACGTAGAACCTGAACAG GTCATCTGCGTGCACGACGTGTCGTCCATCTACAAAGTCCCGTTACTGCTGGAGAATCAGGGCGTGGTCGGCTACCTGACCCGCAGACTCGACATGCCCATCGAGACTCGACCCCGGAAGATGCTGACGAAATGGAAGGAGATGTCTGACAG GTCCGACAGGCTGCTGGAGCACTGCTGCATCGCGCTGGTCGGGAAGTACACCAAGTTCTCCGACTCCTACGCTTCTGTCATCAAGGCGCTGGAGCACTCGGCTCTCGCCATCAGCCATAAACTGGAGGTTAAG tgcATCGACTCAGCCAATCTGGAGCCGAGCACGCTGCAGGAGGAGCCGGTGAAATACCACGAGGCCTGGCAGAAGCTGTGCAGTGCTGA cGGCATCCTGGTTCCAGGAGGTTTCGGCGTGCGAGGGACCGAAGGAAAGATTCATGCCATCAACTGGgccaggaaacagaaaaaaccCTTTCTAG gtgtgtgtcttGGGATGCAGCTGGCTGTCATTGAATTTGCCAGGAACACGCTCGGCTGGACAG ACGCCAACTCCACAGAATTTGACCCAGAGTCGAAGCACCCTGTG GTGATCGACATGCCCGAACACAACCCCGGGCAGATGGGCGGCACGATGAGGCTCGGGAAGAGACGGACCATTTTCACGACCAACAGCAGCGTCTTGC GGAAACTTTATGGAGACGCAGAATATGTGGAAGAAAGACACAGACATCGCTTTGAA GTGAATCCGGAGCTCAAAAGTCACTTTGAGGAGAAAGGGTTCCGCTTCGTAGGTCAAGACGTCGACGGGGAGAGGATGGAGGTCATCGAGCTGGAAG ATCATCCATACTTCGTGGGCGTGCAGTATCACCCCGAGTTCACCTCTCGCCCCATCAAGCCTTCGCCCCCGTACCtcgggctgctgctggctgcggCCGGGAAGCTGCCGGGATACTTACAGAAGGGCTGCCGGCTGTCTCCACG GGACACGTACAGCGACCggagcggcagcagcagcccagACTCTGAGATCTGA